One region of Sphingomonas kaistensis genomic DNA includes:
- a CDS encoding AAA family ATPase translates to MSAMNPQDTAKAWRFQGPEAEVHLYLSAVEGDLGALMGARVLGLPLTVSIVPVSDWIDATDLARAAVAVVQVDADSPASIKRFERLAATNPDTPLIAAAFNPPLALVRSLLRSGAHDVLPLPLALDDLVTSIAPLAEQVQQKEVQALSGKSRLITFSKARGGSGATALATQLACRFAQREAAAGREACLIDLDVQFGDAAFQLGLAPKFSLTDAVAAGSRLDGELLRSIATDHSSGLKVIAAPDEMLPLEGLNNDQVLAVVERAQRAFGTVFVDLPANWTHWSLSLAARSDLILLVADLSVAGLRQARRQLDLLQEQELGDVPLEVVLNRHEKSLFGSVKSADAAKALGREARFTVANDPATVNGAIERGVMVDEIKRKSLFGSDLDRLDKALVDILGLER, encoded by the coding sequence GTGAGCGCCATGAACCCGCAGGATACGGCCAAGGCCTGGCGCTTTCAGGGGCCCGAGGCGGAGGTGCACCTCTACCTCAGTGCCGTCGAAGGCGACCTCGGTGCCCTGATGGGGGCCCGCGTGCTCGGCCTTCCGCTGACCGTCAGCATCGTCCCGGTATCCGACTGGATCGACGCCACCGACCTCGCCCGCGCCGCCGTCGCGGTGGTCCAGGTCGACGCCGATTCCCCCGCGTCGATCAAGCGCTTCGAACGCCTTGCGGCGACCAATCCCGATACGCCCCTGATCGCCGCTGCCTTCAACCCGCCGCTGGCGCTGGTCAGGTCGCTGTTGCGCAGTGGCGCCCACGACGTTCTTCCGCTTCCGCTGGCGCTCGACGATCTCGTCACCTCAATCGCCCCGCTGGCCGAGCAGGTGCAGCAAAAGGAGGTCCAGGCGCTTTCCGGCAAGTCGCGCCTGATCACCTTCAGCAAGGCGCGGGGCGGAAGCGGCGCTACCGCACTCGCGACGCAACTGGCCTGCCGCTTCGCCCAGCGCGAGGCCGCTGCGGGGCGCGAAGCCTGCCTGATCGACCTCGACGTACAGTTCGGCGATGCCGCCTTCCAGCTCGGCCTCGCTCCGAAATTCTCGCTGACCGATGCGGTCGCGGCCGGCTCGCGGCTCGACGGCGAGTTGCTCCGGTCCATCGCGACGGATCATTCGAGCGGCCTCAAAGTGATCGCGGCACCCGACGAGATGCTACCGCTCGAAGGGCTCAACAACGATCAGGTGCTGGCCGTCGTGGAGCGGGCTCAGCGCGCGTTCGGGACGGTGTTCGTCGATCTTCCCGCCAACTGGACCCATTGGTCGCTCTCGCTGGCAGCCCGTTCGGACCTGATCCTGCTGGTCGCCGACCTCAGCGTCGCCGGTCTGCGCCAAGCCCGCCGCCAGCTCGACCTGTTGCAGGAACAGGAGCTTGGCGACGTCCCGCTCGAGGTCGTCCTCAACCGCCACGAGAAAAGCCTGTTCGGGTCGGTCAAGTCGGCCGACGCCGCCAAGGCGCTGGGCAGGGAGGCGCGGTTCACCGTCGCCAACGATCCCGCCACCGTCAACGGCGCAATCGAGCGCGGAGTCATGGTCGACGAGATCAAGCGCAAGAGCCTGTTCGGCAGTGATCTCGACCGGCTCGACAAGGCGCTCGTCGACATCCTCGGACTGGAGCGCTGA
- a CDS encoding TadE/TadG family type IV pilus assembly protein, which translates to MIRALLRDRRGGGAAEFALVLPILLIFLFGIIDAARLAWDYNRIAKATQMGVRMAAVTDVLDSGLEEASYVGFATSDGRMLTQGDRIPQDALGKLVCTEDGCTCAEEGTCPDTDEFRDQAFNDIFERMQAIYPEVTSDKVRVTYSGSGLGYAGDPNGMDISPTVTVSIVGMTFSPISLLAMTAFQLPDFRTSLVMEDGVGDASN; encoded by the coding sequence ATGATCCGCGCGCTGCTCCGGGACCGCAGGGGAGGCGGCGCGGCGGAGTTCGCGCTGGTCCTACCTATCCTGCTGATCTTCTTGTTCGGGATCATCGACGCGGCGCGACTGGCGTGGGATTACAATCGCATCGCCAAGGCAACCCAGATGGGCGTCCGCATGGCCGCTGTGACCGACGTCCTCGACAGTGGCCTCGAAGAAGCAAGCTACGTCGGGTTCGCGACCAGCGATGGACGAATGCTCACCCAGGGTGACCGCATCCCGCAGGATGCGCTCGGCAAGCTCGTCTGCACCGAAGATGGCTGCACTTGCGCCGAAGAAGGGACTTGCCCGGACACCGACGAATTCAGGGACCAGGCATTCAATGACATCTTCGAGAGGATGCAGGCCATCTACCCCGAAGTCACGTCGGACAAGGTTCGGGTCACCTACAGCGGTTCGGGCCTCGGCTATGCCGGTGATCCCAACGGAATGGACATCTCTCCCACCGTCACCGTCAGTATCGTCGGCATGACGTTCTCGCCCATTTCCCTGCTCGCGATGACCGCTTTCCAGCTTCCCGATTTCCGCACCAGCCTGGTGATGGAAGACGGCGTCGGCGACGCCAGTAATTGA
- a CDS encoding TadE/TadG family type IV pilus assembly protein: protein MSGCHSLMRCERGAAGAEMALVLPLLLVLMFSAFELGNYFREWHTLSKSVRDGARFAARHDFADFDCADESAADDVVTATEEVVRTGVAGGTGDLLPNWDSEDAEMTLSVACSTSVETGVDADGEAINEDLAGIYRGAEDGAPVVTLTVRLPYRGLFGQFGWSGAGLNIAASEQAAVMGV from the coding sequence ATGAGCGGGTGTCATTCCTTGATGCGCTGCGAGCGCGGAGCGGCCGGGGCGGAGATGGCGCTCGTGTTGCCGCTGCTGCTGGTCCTGATGTTCAGCGCCTTCGAGCTCGGCAATTATTTTCGCGAATGGCACACCTTGTCGAAGAGTGTGCGCGACGGGGCCCGGTTCGCCGCGCGCCATGACTTTGCAGACTTCGATTGCGCCGACGAGAGCGCCGCCGACGATGTGGTCACGGCGACCGAGGAAGTGGTGCGGACGGGCGTGGCCGGGGGGACGGGCGACCTGCTTCCGAACTGGGATAGCGAGGATGCCGAGATGACCCTGTCGGTCGCCTGCTCGACCAGCGTCGAGACGGGTGTCGACGCCGACGGCGAAGCGATCAACGAGGATCTGGCCGGGATCTACCGCGGCGCCGAGGACGGCGCGCCGGTGGTGACCCTGACGGTGCGCCTGCCCTATCGCGGGCTGTTCGGACAGTTCGGCTGGAGCGGCGCCGGCCTCAACATCGCGGCCAGCGAGCAGGCAGCGGTGATGGGCGTATGA
- a CDS encoding TadE/TadG family type IV pilus assembly protein, producing the protein MLGAIKRLGGARQGSVAPIVALSLVGLIAAGGLAVDFAQLANLDTELQNAADQSALAGVTQLDGQDGAMLRASAAARALVLNDTRFANDGNDDGQAATVANIYFYASSTDAENDDNRIEEGDEEDEVDPDSLAKFIRVDISARQARYAMTPIVGLVNSGNVAASAIAGLGSAICKTPPVMMCNPDEPADNDDEDYAFDADSYAGRGLRLVSVGNGNTAWAPGNFGYLDVNSSTSNPNVELREALGWTTPPGECSGLDGVQTRTGAGTPVTQALNTRFDIYEKPAVGNGNAASCPIGGMCPPSINVVKDLLRKGNAGGGNKCDAPKNGEWELPPTAARYLPDLDGSLAATRLTAMIANGTMGHPRDKCHAVSQNGNCTNGRIGNGVWDRDAYFRVNYGWTSTQWPGYIDDGLEPITTATPTRYQVYRWEIANRGTVIGGRTILANRLVGGTTNPPTPIDHDSPVCSQLQATPYGSGIVPGDANVDRRRISVAVLNCTANGVKGGGNTVYPVLDWIEMFLVEPSIQRDRTDVNDIYVEIIGRTRSGAGASAGQVVRRDKPYLVK; encoded by the coding sequence ATGCTGGGCGCGATCAAGAGGCTGGGCGGGGCAAGGCAGGGATCGGTGGCGCCGATCGTTGCACTGTCACTGGTCGGCCTGATCGCAGCCGGCGGCCTTGCGGTCGACTTCGCCCAGCTCGCCAATCTCGACACCGAACTCCAGAACGCCGCCGACCAATCCGCGCTGGCCGGTGTGACGCAGCTCGACGGGCAGGACGGCGCAATGCTGCGCGCCTCCGCCGCCGCGCGGGCGCTGGTCTTGAACGACACGCGCTTCGCCAATGACGGCAATGACGACGGCCAGGCTGCGACGGTGGCCAACATCTATTTCTACGCCTCGAGCACGGACGCCGAGAACGACGACAACCGCATCGAGGAAGGGGACGAGGAAGACGAGGTCGATCCCGACAGCCTCGCCAAGTTCATCCGGGTCGACATCAGCGCACGCCAGGCCCGCTATGCGATGACCCCGATCGTCGGGCTGGTGAACAGCGGCAACGTCGCCGCATCGGCCATCGCCGGCCTCGGCTCGGCCATCTGCAAGACGCCTCCGGTGATGATGTGCAACCCGGACGAGCCGGCCGACAATGACGATGAGGATTATGCGTTCGACGCCGACTCCTATGCCGGCCGGGGCCTCCGCCTGGTGTCGGTCGGCAATGGCAACACCGCCTGGGCTCCGGGCAATTTCGGCTATCTCGACGTCAATTCCAGCACCAGCAATCCCAACGTCGAATTGCGCGAGGCGCTCGGCTGGACGACGCCACCGGGCGAATGTTCGGGGCTGGACGGGGTCCAGACCCGCACCGGCGCGGGGACTCCGGTCACCCAGGCGCTGAACACACGGTTCGACATTTACGAGAAGCCGGCCGTCGGCAACGGCAATGCGGCCTCCTGCCCGATTGGAGGAATGTGCCCGCCCTCGATCAACGTCGTGAAGGATCTGTTGCGAAAGGGAAATGCGGGCGGCGGCAACAAGTGCGATGCGCCGAAGAACGGTGAGTGGGAGCTGCCCCCTACAGCAGCAAGGTACCTGCCGGACCTGGATGGATCGCTGGCGGCCACGCGGCTGACCGCGATGATCGCCAACGGGACGATGGGGCATCCGCGCGACAAGTGCCATGCCGTGTCGCAAAACGGCAATTGCACCAACGGCAGGATCGGTAACGGCGTGTGGGACCGCGACGCCTATTTCCGCGTCAACTACGGGTGGACCAGCACGCAATGGCCTGGCTACATCGATGACGGTCTCGAGCCCATCACGACTGCCACCCCCACCCGGTACCAGGTCTACCGGTGGGAGATCGCCAACCGCGGGACGGTCATCGGCGGGCGGACGATCCTGGCCAATCGACTGGTTGGGGGGACCACTAACCCTCCCACTCCGATCGATCACGACAGCCCGGTGTGTTCTCAGCTCCAGGCGACACCCTACGGAAGCGGTATCGTGCCGGGCGACGCCAACGTCGATCGCCGCCGTATTTCGGTCGCTGTGCTCAACTGCACCGCAAATGGTGTGAAGGGCGGTGGCAACACGGTCTACCCGGTCCTCGACTGGATAGAGATGTTCCTGGTCGAGCCGTCGATCCAGCGCGACCGGACCGACGTCAACGACATCTACGTGGAAATCATCGGCCGGACGCGATCCGGTGCGGGCGCCAGTGCAGGCCAGGTTGTCCGCCGCGACAAGCCGTATCTGGTCAAATGA